A segment of the Yersinia rochesterensis genome:
AATGTTGATGTGGTGATGTGTGATGGATTACATGATCCAAACCAACAATTGGCTGAGTTGGCAACCCGTATCGAGGCTCAGGGTTTTCGTCCATATGTTGTGCCAGTCGGGGGATCTAATGCTCTAGGTGCCTTGGGATATGTGCAATGCGCATTGGAAATTGCGGCTCAGTCGGCCGGGAATGTCACCTTTAGTTCGGTGGTTGTAGCTTCCGGTAGCGCGGGTACCCATGCAGGGCTGGCCGTGGGTTTACAGCAACTGTTACCCCAAGCAGAACTGATTGGCGTCACTGTCTCGCGTAAAGCACAAGAACAGCGCCCGAAAGTGACAGATATCCAGAAAACACTCGCCGAATCTCTTGGGTTCACTGACGCGTTGGCAGACATTACCCTGTGGGATGATTATTTCGCACCGCAATATGGCATGCCCAACGAAGAAGGGCTGGCGGCAATTGGGCTGTTGGCAAGGCAGGAGGGGATATTGTTGGATCCGGTTTATACCGGTAAGGCGATGGCTGGTTTACTGGATGGCCTCGAGCAGAACAAGTTTCGCGATGATGGCCCGATTTTGTTTATTCATACCGGCGGTGCACCTGCGCTATTTGCTTATCATCCGCAGGTGTAGTCTTTGGTTATTGCTTATTCCATTTATAGCTATCGTTATTAGTTTATATTCCTTTAATCCATTAAAAACACTGATAAAGTGTTGAATATCAAAAATAAACATGACAGTTGGAGTATGTATGGGCTTTTCAATTGTACGTCGTCGGATGGTCTTGGGTATGGTGGCAGTTGCGCTGGCAACAGGCCTGAATGTGAAATCTTACGCTGCGGGTGACCTGTTAGATCAGGTTAAGGATCGAGGAACTCTGATTGTCGGGTTGGAAGGAACTTATCCACCGTTTAGTTTCCAAGGTGAAGACGGCAAGCTTACGGGTTTTGAAGTGGATTTCGCCAATGCTCTGGCGCAGCATATGGGCGTCAAAGCAAAAATCACCCCGACCAAATGGGATGGTATGTTGGCCTCATTGGAATCTAAGCGTATTGATGTGGCGATTAACCAAGTTACCATTTCAGATGAGCGCAAGAAAAAATACGATTTCTCAACGCCTTATACAGTTTCGGGTATTCAGGTTCTGACCAAAAAAGGTAATGAAGGCAATTTCAACAAGCCTGAAGATCTGGTCGGCAAAAAAGTGGGTGTCGGGTTGGGCAGTAACTATGAGCAATGGTTACGTGAGAATCTAAAAGATGTTGATATTCGTACCTATGATGATGACCCAACTAAGTATCAAGATCTTCGTGTAGGTCGTACAGATGCTATTTTAGTTGACCGTTTAGCGGCATTGGATTTGGTGAAGAAAACCAATAACACTTTAGCGGCTGCAGGCCCGGCATTTGCCCGTCAGGAATCTGGTATAGCTTTGCGTAAGAACAACCCTGAGTTGTTAGCGGCTATCAACAAAGCCATTGCTGAAATGCAAGAAGACGGCACTTTGGCCAAGATTTCCGAAAAATATTTTGGCGCGGATGTCACTAAATAATGCAAGAAAGTATTCAATTGGTGCTGGATTCAGCACCATTTTTATTGAAAGGTGCTTGGTTTACCCTCCAGCTTAGTCTGGGGGGGATGTTCTTTGGTCTGGCATTAGGTTTTATGTTAGCCATGATGCGGTTATCTCGCTTCTTGCCCCTTTCACTTCTCTCTCGCTTTTACGTCTCCATTTTCCGTGGTACCCCATTAATTGCCCAACTGTTTATGATTTATTACGGTTTACCGCAATTTGGGATTGAGCTGGATCCTATGCCTGCCGCCTTGATTGGCTTATCACTCAATACCGCAGCTTATACATCAGAGACATTGCGAGCCGCTATTTCATCCATTGAGAAAGGGCAGTGGGAAGCCGCCGCCAGTATCGGGATGACGCGGTGGCAAACCCTCTATCGGGTGATATTACCGCAAGCTGGCCGTACTGCTTTGCCCCCGTTGGGTAACAGCTTTATCGGTTTAGTCAAAGACACTTCTCTGGCCGCGACTATCCAGGTTCCCGAACTTTTCCGACAAGCGCAATTGGTGACCTCCCGCACCTTGGAAGTTTTCACTATGTATCTGGCGGCCTCGCTGATTTATTGGATCATGGCAACAGTGTTGTCAGCATTACAAAATCGCTTGGAAGCGCATGTTAATCGTCAGGATCAGGAGTAACCATGAGTACCATCGACGTTAAAAAACTGACCAAACAGTTTAAAGGTCAACAGGTGCTGCACGGTATCTCACTTGAAGTGAATAGCGGTGAAGTGGTTGCGATCATTGGCCCGAGCGGCTCCGGTAAGACGACTCTGTTGCGTAGCATCAATCTGCTTGAGATCCCTGACTCTGGAATTATTCGCGTCGGTGATATAGAGATTGATGGCAGTATCCCTATTAGCAAGCAGCAGCGGCAAGTTCGGGCATTGCGGCAGAAAGTCGGGTTTGTCTTCCAGAGCTTCAATTTGTTTCCGCATCGTTCGGTGCTGGAAAATATTATTGAAGGGCCGGTTATCGTCAAAGGCGAAAAACGAGCAGAGGCTGAAAAACGTGCGCGTGAGTTGCTGGCAAAAGTTGGATTAAGTGGCAAGGAAGACGCCTATCCTCGCCGCTTATCCGGCGGGCAGCAACAACGAGTAGCTATAGCACGAGCACTGGCGATGCAACCTCAGGTTATTCTGTTTGATGAACCGACATCTGCATTGGACCCGGAGCTGGTGGGCGAAGTATTAGGCACTATTCGCGCACTGGCAGAAGAAAAGCGGACGATGGTTATCGTCACTCATGAAATGAGTTTTGCTCGTGATGTGGCGGACCGCGTTATCTTTATGGACCACGGGCGCATTGTTGAACAAGGGCCAGCAAAAGAGCTGTTTGCTCATCCACAGCATGAACGTACGCGGCAGTTCCTTGATAAATTTTTGAATAATCGCTGATTAACCTGATTTCCAGCGAGACATGCCAAGTCATTGTGGGGGCAATCATCTAGCCCCCGTTTTGGTGATAGTTTTATTGATAATGGTTTTATTGGCAAGAATTCTAAAGGAAGGCCTCGAGTTTAAGGCGATAAGCTGTTGTTTTAACTTCTTTCATCCGCCCATGGCCCGGTAACACTTTTTGTTCAACAGTGACCAACCCGGCTTTTTTCAGAATAGCCACATCACGAGTGACGGCACTACGATCCCTTTTTAGGCGAGTAGAGAGGGAGGTGATAGAACCCGGATACATTTTCACTGTTCGTAGCAGAACAATCCGTGCGGCACTTAATACCCGCACCATCTCTAGCGGGTCTTCGAACGTAATGGTGTGCTCTTCCGGTAATGTTTGCCCCGCATCGGCGAGAGTAGCGAGTTTTTTGCCTCGTTTAAAAAAATCATCTTCCGTTGCTGTTTTGATGACTAGCTTGTCCATTAACTTCTCCTTAGTGAAGTCCAATCCTTTTGAAAGCAATCTTCTATCTGTTCAAAGCTGACAAAATCAACTGATTCAATTGCGCCCAAGTAATGGCGGTGATGAAAACCATGGGCATTGTCATAACCGATGACCCGACCATTATCACCTTGCGATAGACAGTGATTAATATAAGCCAAATTATAACGGGTGATGGTACCGAAACGGTCAACCCATATTTCACGGCGCAATTGACCATTTCCCCGTCGGCTAGCAATTTGATGCGTTTCATTGATAATTTTTTTATCAGCCATGAATATAATTATCACCTCTGAATGTTGTTGTACACAATATATTCACTAAGAAGAAAGCTAAGCGCATGTACCGCCCAGCGGTTTGTTTTAATTAATAATGGGTTAGACTCACTTAAGGACACAAGGGCGCTAGTTCAATGATGCAGGATATGACTGGAGAAAAAGAAGATGCTTGCAGTTTTGCACCCCGAATTGCGGGGACTCTCGGAAAAGATTCCGCTGGCGGTGTTATTGCTTAAGTCAAAAAATAAGGCCCCGAAGGGCCTTGGTAGATGAAACTCACTTATACATATTCATTACCTGAAAGCTTAGCCGATAGTCATCAAGCTGGCATTCCCACCCGCGGCTGCAGTATTGACACTCAATGAGTGCTCAATGAGCAAACGCTCTAGCAGGATATTGGTTTCACCGCGTGCAAAGCCTTGTACTGAGACAATTGGCCCATCAATTTGCGCTATCTGCTCGCATAAGGTGCGTAGTTGATCTGCATCTCCATGATAGATAACGGCATCAAAGGTGATGTTAGCTGTTTGCCAATCTTTCGCGAAAGTAATGCGTGATTTTACAACCGTGGGTAATGTGCGGAATAAGTCTTTTTGTAGCGTATTTTCCAGCCATAGCACTTCACTCCCGACCGCCAAAACTGCAGCCAATTGTGTCAGTGCATCCGCCTCTGTATCTGCCAGACACAGGATACGTTCACGAGGTAACAGGGCGTAGGTGTTTCGTTCACCGGTAGGCCCCGGTAATAGCCGGACAGTGCCGCCTTGTGCCAGCTCACCATAACGCGCAGCCAACTGAATTAATGCAGTATTCTGGTGCTCATTAGCCCATTTAGCCAGAGCATGATGGGCCGTTTGTAGTGCTTCACGGCCTAAGATATTTTGCACTTGCCCATTATCCTGATGAACAAGCGTGTTGATTACTGCATCTTCTGGCCGGCTACACAGGAGGCGATACAGATACAGTGGGCCACCGGCTTTAGGCCCCGTCCCGGAGAGGCCTTCACCGCCAAAAGGTTGGACGCCAACTACGGCCCCAACCATATTGCGGTTGACGTAGAGATTCCCCACTTTGGCTTTTTCAGTGACTTGAGTAATGGTTTCATCAATACGGGTATGAATACCTAACGTTAAACCATAACCAGAAGCATTAATTTGGTCGACTAGCGCACTGATATTTTGGCGCTGGAAGCGCACGACGTGCAGAACCGGGCCGAAAACTTCTTTTTGTAGCTCATCAAAGCTATCCAGTTCTATTAATGTCGGTTTGATAAAAGTCCCGCGCTGCCACTCTGTTTCGTCCAAACTATTGGCTCTGGCGGCTTGATACACTTTGCGCCCTTTAGCTCGCATTGCTTGAATATGTCGTTCAATACCCGCTTTGGCTTGCGTATCAATAACCGGCCCGATATCGGTAGACAGGCGCTCTGGGTTACCCATGCGGCATTCAGCCATGGCGCCCCGCAGCATTTGTAGCGTGTGCTCGGCAACATCATCCTGAATACAGAGGATCCGTAAGGCCGAGCAGCGCTGACCGGCGCTATCAAAGGCTGAGGCGACTACATCGGTCACCACTTGCTCAGTGAGCGCCGAGGAATCAACAATCATGGCATTCAAACCGCCAGTTTCGGCAATCAGCGGGGTTGGACGGCCTTGTGGATCGAGTCTGCCGGCGATGCTGCGTTGTAAAATAGCCGCCACTTCAGTTGAACCGGTAAACATCACGCCGCGCACGCGGGCATCATTAACTAAGGCTGCGCCGACACTATCACCCTGGCCGGGAAGCAATTGGAGCACACCTTGTGGGATACCGGCCTCCAGCAAGATACGCACTGCTTGAGCAGCAATCAGCGGGGTTTGCTCCGCCGGTTTTGCCAAAACACTATTACCAGCGGCTAATGCGGCAGCAACCTGACCGGTAAATATCGCCAGCGGGAAGTTCCACGGGCTGATGCAAACTACTGGGCCGAGTGGGCGGTGGCTATCATTGGAAAAGTTATCATGCACCATTCTGGCATAATAATGCAGGAAATCAACCGCCTCACGGACTTCTGCAATCGCGTTACTGAAGGTTTTACCGGCTTCACGCACCAGTATGCCCATCAGTGTTTGCATCTGATTTTCCATCAACTCGGCAGCACGCACTAAAATAGCGGCGCGCTCGACAGGGGGAGTGGCAAACCAAATCGCCCCGGCACTGGCGGCTGCATCCAATGCACGGCTGACTTCTGCATCGGTTGCTTCACGAACGTAGCCGACGATATCTGCCGGTTCTGCCGGGTTGATGATCGGCTGTTCCATTTTATTACCCTGTTCCGCGCCGCTATCAAGTTCTGCATTAATCAGCGGTTCTGCCCGCCACACTTGGCTCGCGCTGGCCA
Coding sequences within it:
- a CDS encoding D-cysteine desulfhydrase; this encodes MTLQHKLAQFPRLDLVGNATPLEKLSRLSDYLGREIYIKRDDVTPLALGGNKLRKLEFLAADALRQGADTLITAGAIQSNHVRQTAAVAAKLGLHCVALLENPIGTSQENYLTNGNRLLLDLFNVDVVMCDGLHDPNQQLAELATRIEAQGFRPYVVPVGGSNALGALGYVQCALEIAAQSAGNVTFSSVVVASGSAGTHAGLAVGLQQLLPQAELIGVTVSRKAQEQRPKVTDIQKTLAESLGFTDALADITLWDDYFAPQYGMPNEEGLAAIGLLARQEGILLDPVYTGKAMAGLLDGLEQNKFRDDGPILFIHTGGAPALFAYHPQV
- the tcyJ gene encoding cystine ABC transporter substrate-binding protein; the encoded protein is MGFSIVRRRMVLGMVAVALATGLNVKSYAAGDLLDQVKDRGTLIVGLEGTYPPFSFQGEDGKLTGFEVDFANALAQHMGVKAKITPTKWDGMLASLESKRIDVAINQVTISDERKKKYDFSTPYTVSGIQVLTKKGNEGNFNKPEDLVGKKVGVGLGSNYEQWLRENLKDVDIRTYDDDPTKYQDLRVGRTDAILVDRLAALDLVKKTNNTLAAAGPAFARQESGIALRKNNPELLAAINKAIAEMQEDGTLAKISEKYFGADVTK
- the tcyL gene encoding cystine ABC transporter permease, which produces MQESIQLVLDSAPFLLKGAWFTLQLSLGGMFFGLALGFMLAMMRLSRFLPLSLLSRFYVSIFRGTPLIAQLFMIYYGLPQFGIELDPMPAALIGLSLNTAAYTSETLRAAISSIEKGQWEAAASIGMTRWQTLYRVILPQAGRTALPPLGNSFIGLVKDTSLAATIQVPELFRQAQLVTSRTLEVFTMYLAASLIYWIMATVLSALQNRLEAHVNRQDQE
- the tcyN gene encoding L-cystine ABC transporter ATP-binding protein TcyN, coding for MSTIDVKKLTKQFKGQQVLHGISLEVNSGEVVAIIGPSGSGKTTLLRSINLLEIPDSGIIRVGDIEIDGSIPISKQQRQVRALRQKVGFVFQSFNLFPHRSVLENIIEGPVIVKGEKRAEAEKRARELLAKVGLSGKEDAYPRRLSGGQQQRVAIARALAMQPQVILFDEPTSALDPELVGEVLGTIRALAEEKRTMVIVTHEMSFARDVADRVIFMDHGRIVEQGPAKELFAHPQHERTRQFLDKFLNNR
- a CDS encoding MarR family transcriptional regulator — its product is MDKLVIKTATEDDFFKRGKKLATLADAGQTLPEEHTITFEDPLEMVRVLSAARIVLLRTVKMYPGSITSLSTRLKRDRSAVTRDVAILKKAGLVTVEQKVLPGHGRMKEVKTTAYRLKLEAFL
- a CDS encoding toxin-antitoxin system TumE family protein; the encoded protein is MADKKIINETHQIASRRGNGQLRREIWVDRFGTITRYNLAYINHCLSQGDNGRVIGYDNAHGFHHRHYLGAIESVDFVSFEQIEDCFQKDWTSLRRS
- the putA gene encoding trifunctional transcriptional regulator/proline dehydrogenase/L-glutamate gamma-semialdehyde dehydrogenase — protein: MASTTMGVKLDEATRDRIKAAAQRVDRTPHWLIKQAIFNYLERLENNSELPELPMAQTSSSSEADDIMPQITENNHQPFLEFAEQVLPQSVTRAAITAAYRRPETEAIPMLLEQARLPEDLAQAAHQLAYSIAEKLRNQKSANGRAGIVQSLLQEFSLSSQEGVALMCLAEALLRIPDKPTRDALIRDKISNGNWHSHLGRSPSMFVNAATWGLLFTGRLVSTHNETKLSSSLNRIIGKGGEPLIRKGVDMAMRLMGEQFVTGETIAEALANARKLEDKGFRYSYDMLGEAALTEADAQAYLLSYQQAIHAIGKASNGRGIYEGPGISIKLSALHPRYSRAQYERVMDELYPRLLSLTLQARQYDIGINIDAEEADRLEISLDLLEKLCFEPKLAGWNGIGFVIQAYQKRCPATIDAVIELAQRSRRRLMIRLVKGAYWDSEIKRAQVDGLEGYPVYTRKVYTDVSYLACARKLLAVPSLIYPQFATHNAHTLSAIYHLAGQNYYPGQYEFQCLHGMGEPLYEQVVGKVAEGKLNRPCRIYAPVGTHETLLAYLVRRLLENGANTSFVNRIADATLPLDELVADPVSAVEAIAASEGQLGLPHPRIPLPRELYGEKRANSSGLDLANEHRLASLSSALLASASQVWRAEPLINAELDSGAEQGNKMEQPIINPAEPADIVGYVREATDAEVSRALDAAASAGAIWFATPPVERAAILVRAAELMENQMQTLMGILVREAGKTFSNAIAEVREAVDFLHYYARMVHDNFSNDSHRPLGPVVCISPWNFPLAIFTGQVAAALAAGNSVLAKPAEQTPLIAAQAVRILLEAGIPQGVLQLLPGQGDSVGAALVNDARVRGVMFTGSTEVAAILQRSIAGRLDPQGRPTPLIAETGGLNAMIVDSSALTEQVVTDVVASAFDSAGQRCSALRILCIQDDVAEHTLQMLRGAMAECRMGNPERLSTDIGPVIDTQAKAGIERHIQAMRAKGRKVYQAARANSLDETEWQRGTFIKPTLIELDSFDELQKEVFGPVLHVVRFQRQNISALVDQINASGYGLTLGIHTRIDETITQVTEKAKVGNLYVNRNMVGAVVGVQPFGGEGLSGTGPKAGGPLYLYRLLCSRPEDAVINTLVHQDNGQVQNILGREALQTAHHALAKWANEHQNTALIQLAARYGELAQGGTVRLLPGPTGERNTYALLPRERILCLADTEADALTQLAAVLAVGSEVLWLENTLQKDLFRTLPTVVKSRITFAKDWQTANITFDAVIYHGDADQLRTLCEQIAQIDGPIVSVQGFARGETNILLERLLIEHSLSVNTAAAGGNASLMTIG